Within the Nicotiana tabacum cultivar K326 chromosome 11, ASM71507v2, whole genome shotgun sequence genome, the region TCCATAGGCAAAGAATGTCTTATTTATACTATACAAGATACACCTAAAACTTCCTAAATACATCCTAGGAATTAATAGGTGCATCTATCCAAGTAGTACATTGTACAGAATGTATGGATAGATTAAATTAACATCCATATATATTCACTTTATTTATAACaagttatatgatttttgtgtgagaaaacaaagttatatgactagtgaaaaaaagtcatagttatatgatttttgcgtgagaaaacaaagttatatgacttggatgaaaaaagtcatagttatatgacTATTTGTGAAATTTATCCGATTTAATTAACATACTTATTAAATTATCATTGAtgaaaatctttttctttttccgcgAATCATTGAATACATTCTAATTGCTGAAACTTTAGTATTGTGTACATGAGTTTTGTGGTTGAAGCTTGAAACAAAAGTAGTTAACCATCAACACTTATAATCTAGTGTTATCCAATATCTATATGAGTCTCTCCACTACCTGAAAAATAGAAATTAGCGATGGAAAAACTTTTATAGCTAAACAGTAAATTTCATCAATAATCCTACTCCGCGATAGATTATTAAAAAATTCTATTAGCTACGAGCGATTTAGCAATAAATTAGCGACGAAACTCATagctaattttaatttttttagtagTGCTCAGTTTAATTCTCACTATCCCCTTTCCTCTATCCCTTTTCTCAAATCTTCTAAAAAAAGATAACCAATACACAAAGTATCTCGGTTCATGCAGGATCCGGGATGGGCCGCATTCCAAGGGTGTAATGTAGACAGCCTAtcttaatgcaagtattagtggtTGCTTTCACGGTTCGAAGCCGACATGACCTATAGTTCGCAAGAAAACAACTTTTATCGTTGCTCCAACGTCCCTTTCTCCTCAAATCCTCTActgtaataaaaaaaaaagccaaaagaAAGAGTAAAGAATAGAAGATACCTGGATTAGACAAAAACCATAGGATAAATCCACACAAGAGCAAAACCAAAGGTATAACATGAACAGCATTCTCTGCAAATTTGGCACGAGATTTTTCCTTCTTAGCAATATCCGAAAGTGGTTCATGTATTGGTAATAATTCATTAGTTTCCAAAGACAAAGCTCTTAATGCTGGAGACACTTTTTGTGAGGGTGATGAATTTGAAGATGAAGAATAATAGCTATTAAAATAATCGTCTGAAACTCGAGTTGTACTCGATGATCTATACATCTTTAATTTTAGTGATAAGCTATAGTTTCCCTTCTACGTCGAATTtgttaaatttgagatgagtaaatgttgaaaaagaagaagaagaagaagaagaaaataagagagcCAAAAGAATGCCGAAATCAATGAAGTAGGATCTTGAACGGAGGACTTTTTCTAATGGAAATTTTGAGATTATGACAATCAATGTCAATAtggtaaataaataaaagataattACAGAGTATATAGTTTAAGTATTACACAATCAAATCATTTAAAAGGTAATTTTTATTTCATAATATATTGATTGGTAGTCTAGAATATTGGTAAGTAACTTGTTATAACATGTTATCTTACCTTGATGAACATTTTAAAtaattcagaattaaattaaaaatttatagtTGACTTAAATTATTActgaaatttagaatttcaaacaaGATTTCTTACCAAAGCTAGAGACTTAAAATTATTACTGAAATTTATAACTTTAAAAAggtgaaaattttattttggagGAATCTCAAGTATTTCTTACCAAAGATGGAGTTTATTCCAAAAATTATATCTTTTAGTTATGGTTAGAATGATTATTAGATTGTTTTAATGTACATTCTtaaaattaaatagggaaaatgcataagtattCCTGACCTATAGTCGAATTTTCAACTACACACTTAAATTTTGTGGGGCTCctatcccccccccccaaaataaatatattttaccCTTAAAATATCACAACCACATCTATGTTGTGTGGTAGAATACACACGCCTCTTGTTTTTTaccactaatttttttttttcattttcgttcaatcttctcctttctttctctGTTCTTTCTCTCGCCTCCATTATCGATAATCCCAAAAATCACCATTATCATATCTGTTTCACCGGACGCTATATCTTTATCATCTCCAAAAGAAAATTttgattttcaccatttttgttttcaCCAATCATCGTATTCATGACCTTCATCCCCCATAACCATAGAACTTTATTACATTAATACAAACATAATTCCAACTAACGCCGATCAATTAGAGTACAATATAAAAGAAAGatagattttaaaaaaattaaagtcgTTGTCGCCGTCAGAAACAAAATTGTCGCCTGTGTTTTGATGCTCTCAAGTTCTAGAGTTGTCAAACCATCATTATCTTTATATTTTAATTCAATAGTTGATAGTTTGTACTGAGCCTTTATTGTTGCTGCAAAAAAGGGATGTACAGGTAAAAATAAAAGTAGAGGAAGACGAAAAAAGTGAGTTGGA harbors:
- the LOC107828886 gene encoding uncharacterized protein LOC107828886 gives rise to the protein MYRSSSTTRVSDDYFNSYYSSSSNSSPSQKVSPALRALSLETNELLPIHEPLSDIAKKEKSRAKFAENAVHVIPLVLLLCGFILWFLSNPDIDAPLKEEAIAKRIEGLNLDGDLDPDGMHIANLPLELSDDDLIKKDENRRTSYMENGFP